A genomic stretch from Silurus meridionalis isolate SWU-2019-XX chromosome 1, ASM1480568v1, whole genome shotgun sequence includes:
- the gdf5 gene encoding growth/differentiation factor 5, translating to MNVLSLSFGFCALVCMHLVSHSLSLEPRPRLTSLAVPSGAKISRIHTAGATQTHRAAHAPSGLSARASGAKAVLATPHIAKRSEKVKDKAEERQTPRLPAVTPHDYMLSLYWSLSTGQMNRSAMHEAGMANTITSFVDKGQDDHVPLLRHQRYYFNISSLEKEGLLGAELRILRKPFTDPLRIPATEGKTSLRLYTCATSKQRAMLLQTQPIEDRSIPKWEVFDIWKLLKSFRNAVQLCFELEALDRGRPLDLRSLGLDRSGRQNKEKAFFVVFSRTKKHGLFYNEIKARSGHDNKTVYEYLFTQRRMRRAPLLRPKKPNKNPKTRCNRKQLHVNFKEMGWDDWIIAPLEYEAFHCNGICDFPIRSHLEPTNHAIIQTLMNSMDANLTPPTCCVPTRLSPISILYIDSANNVVYKQYEDMVVESCGCR from the exons ATGAACGTGCTCTCTCTGTCCTTCGGCTTCTGTGCGCTTGTGTGCATGCACTTGGTATCGCATTCGCTTAGTCTCGAGCCCAGACCGAGGCTAACGTCCTTGGCAGTGCCAAGCGGTGCCAAAATCTCGCGCATACACACGGCCGGAGCGACGCAAACACACCGCGCAGCGCACGCGCCCTCGGGACTGAGCGCACGCGCCAGCGGAGCAAAAGCCGTCCTCGCGACCCCTCATATCGCAAAAAGGAGCGAGAAAGTAAAGGACAAAGCGGAGGAGAGACAGACACCGAGACTACCGGCTGTCACACCTCATGATTACATGCTGTCTCTTTACTGGTCCCTGTCCACTGGGCAGATGAACCGGAGCGCGATGCACGAGGCAGGCATGGCTAACACCATTACGAGCTTTGTGGACAAAGGGCAAG ATGATCATGTGCCCCTGTTAAGGCACCAGAGGTATTACTTTAACATCAGCTCCCTGGAGAAGGAGGGACTGCTGGGAGCTGAATTACGCATTCTCCGAAAGCCCTTTACTGATCCTCTTAGAATCCCTGCCACTGAGGGCAAAACCTCTCTTCGACTTTACACATGTGCCACAAGTAAGCAAAGGGCTATGCTGCTCCAGACGCAGCCTATAGAGGATCGCAGCATCCCAAAATGGGAGGTGTTTGACATTTGGAAACTATTGAAGAGTTTTAGAAACGCTGTTCAGCTTTGTTTTGAGTTGGAGGCATTGGATCGGGGCCGCCCTTTGGACCTCAGGTCACTTGGCCTGGATCGATCAGGCCGGCAAAACAAGGAGAAGGCCTTCTTTGTAGTGTTTAGCCGCACAAAGAAGCACGGTCTCTTTTACAACGAGATCAAAGCACGCTCAGGCCATGACAACAAAACTGTCTATGAGTACCTTTTTACGCAGCGCAGGATGCGCAGGGCACCACTACTACGTCCCAAGAAACCCAACAAAAATCCAAAGACAAGGTGCAACCGCAAGCAGCTGCATGTTAACTTTAAGGAAATGGGCTGGGACGACTGGATCATCGCACCATTAGAGTATGAGGCCTTCCACTGTAACGGAATCTGTGATTTTCCTATCCGCTCACATCTCGAGCCCACCAATCATGCCATTATCCAGACACTCATGAACTCCATGGATGCTAACTTGACCCCACCCACCTGTTGTGTACCCACCAGACTTAGTCCTATCAGTATACTCTACATTGACTCAGCTAATAATGTTGTGTATAAGCAATATGAGGACATGGTGGTAGAGAGCTGTGGCTGCAGATAG